TCAGCCGTCTCCAATCCGCTCTATAACTGTGTCGGATATCCACTTGCTTATCTTTGCCTGAGAAACGCCGCCGAGATGTTTTTTCATCTCCTTCATCGGAATAACCACCTTTGCCGCCGACCTGTGCCCGCCGCCTCCGCCGCGGACGGCTTCTCCGTTTTGCTTCCTGATGTTCCCCCCGCCCGGCGGGCCGAACATCTGAAATATGCTGCGCGCCACTTTGCCCGCGCTCTTGACGTATCCCACATTGCGGAGAGACGCGATGAAATAAACATCGTTAAGGATGCCGAACGAAACCACCCACTCAACATCCTTTGCCTGCATGCAGAAGTCCGCCATTTTCGGGATCATGTATTCGCGCGTTACCTTCCCCAGATTGATGAACAGCACATTGTTACGAATCCGGTGACGGGCAAGGGAGCGGCCGAAAACCGTCAATTCATCAGAGGGAATTTCCGCCTTTTCTATTTTTCTGAGCAGTCCGAGGTTTGCCTTTTTGTAAAGGAAAGTGAACGCCTCAACATCATCGTCATCCGCGTCCCGCGTGAGGGAAAAAGTGTCCGTCTTGATGCCGTAAAGCAGAGCGGTGGCGAGACGCTCGGATATTTCAATGTCCGATGCCCTGAGCAGTCCGGTCATTATCGTGGAGGTGGCCCCCTCCGAGGGGCTTATTCTGGAAAAAACCGCCTTGTATTTGCCGGTTTTCGGGTGGTGGTCTATGACCGAGTCCACGCGGGGGAAAAGGTCTCCGAAATAAGGCGGCTGAACATCAACCATCGCTATTGAGTCAAAATCCGAAACCTGCTCCGTGGCAAGCGGCGTAACATCTATCTCAAGCAAGTCGGCCATTGCCACATTTTCCGGACGCGAGACATCCGCGCCGAAATGCCCTATGGTCGCGGTCTGCTTGTTTCTGCCGAGCACCGCCCGCAGCGCAAGCGCGCTTGCCATCGCGTCCGGGTCGGGATGGTCGTGCAAGAGGATAAGGATTCTGTCCGCGCCTTCGTGCGCGTCTTTCAGTTTGCGGACAACGGATTTGCTCAAAGTTCCCGCCCCCTTTCACATGCGGCGGACAGGGCGGACACAAACCCGCCGATATCCCCGGGCTCCGCGCCGTCTTCAACCATCTTCATTATTGCGCTTCCCACTATGACCGCATCGGCAAAAGCGGCGACCTTCCGCGCCTGCTCCGGCGTTGAAATTCCGAAGCCGACTCCCACCGGCAGATTGGTTTTTTCCCGTATTTTCTCAACAAGTCCGGCAAGGCCGCCGCCCCCGGAGTAGTCCATATCGGGGCGGGAGCCGGTAACACCCGTTACCGAAACCAGATACACAAAACCGCCCGCCATTTTGGCAATTGCTTCTATTCTGCTGTCGTTTGTGTTGGGAGAGAGCAGAAACACCTCGTCCAGTCCGTTTTGCCGCAGGCTGGAATGAAAGCCGCCCGCCTCTTCCGGCGGAAGGTCAACAGCAAGAACCCCGTCCGCCCCGGCGGCGCGGGCGTCTTTTGCGAGTTTGTCCGTTCCGTAGCGGTAAAAGGGATTGCAGTATCCGAAAAGCAGAAGGGGAACGTCCGCCGAATCTTTGATTTTCCTGACCGTTTGCAGAATGCCGCCGAGTGTGGCGCCGGAGGAAAGCGCTCTTTCGCACGCCCTCTGGATTATAGGCCCGTCCGCCATGGGGTCTGAAAACGGAACGCCGATTTCAATGATGTCCGCCCCGGCGCGCGCCATGGCGAGAGCAATGCGTTCGGTTGCCTCAAGAGACGGGTCTCCCGCCGTCAGGTAGCACACGAGGGCGGCTTTGTTCCGTTTCTTCGTTTCGGAGAATTTTTTCGCTATTGCAGTTGTCATTGTCAGAAAGACGCCGGAACCGGCGAGGTGTCCGCAAGCCCCAAACAGACGGGCGGGATTATATCCGTAAAAGGCGCGGGGTCAATAAGGGAAGTTCCGGCAAACGGACACTTTCCCCGCCTGTCCACAAGCGCAAACAGTCAACCGGATGCCGTAGGGTCGCCCGATTTGTGCGACAGACGCCGCGCAAGCCTCCAGTGCAAAACAAATACAATTGCCAGAACGAATACCACTATCAGGCTCCGGACAACGCTTTGATATCCGCGCCGCCGCTCGCCACTCACCACATCGGCGTATTCCTCTTGGCGCAGACGCGTGAGGTCCGCCTCATCACCCGCTTTCGTCATGCCGCGGTCAAGCAGATACAGCCGGTAACTGTGGTTGGATTGGTAGTGACGGGCAAGGTGCGGACTCATGAAAAACTCCGGAGCCGCTATTTGCGCCATATTGGATAAAATCATAATCGTTGAAATTGACAAAACGATGGCGGCGACAAAACAAACCGCCAATGCGTATATTTCCGGCAAACTTCTTCTCCTGTGTTCCCTCAACATGATTACCTCCTTAAACTTGATACCCTACAGATTCCCGCAGTAAGCATAACTCAATGCCGGAAATTCCTGCGCGGAGTGAAACCCCGTCAAAACTTCCCGGCGTAGCGCAGGTAGCCCCGATGTTCAGGCTGTTCACTTGTTCGGGAAACGGTCTCATAACCAACGCTCAAGCCGCCTGTCATCTCTATGTCCAATCCGCCGGACTGTGAAGCCGCCTCTCCGCCCTCCATCTCATTGCGGGCAAAAAATGTCATTACTCCGCTGTCGCCCATTAACGCAACTCCGTAGCCCGCCTCCATAACGTAACGTTGCCCGCCGCTATCTTCGGTAACTCCCAACTCCGCAACACCCCGCTCCCAAAGATCATCGCGCTTGTCATTGGTCGCTCCCCACTCAGGCCGGAATATAATGTAGGGTCCCGTCCCGTTATCGCTGTTGTATGACCATATTATGTCGCCCGAAAAACCCCACTCATCCACGCTGTCTATGCCTGAAAGAAGCGCCCGACCGTTCCCTTCAAAACGCAAACCCGCCCCCGGTATGGTGATATTGAGACCGCCCCCGGCCTCAAGACCGCTTCCGCTCTTTATATCTCCAAAGTCCGCCCGGTATGAAAGACCTATGTCGCCGCCAAGATTGCCGTTCAGACCAAGAGGCCGACCATAACCCATCTCAATCCCGAAACGCGCCACACCGGCATCCAACTCAAGACCGCCGGAACTGCCTTCCGATATGCGGGCAAGCGCAACATCACCCAACATATCAAGGCTCACACGCCCCGAACCGAATTTAACATTGCCTATGAGAACGGTTCCGCCACCCCCCACAGTCAACAGGTTTATATCGCTGTTGTGGCAGTTATTCGTACAGTTCTCCTCCTCGCCCTCAACCTTAATGTCTCCCATACCGTAGCCCACCGTCCCCCAAACGGTGGTTCGGGCAAGAGGACGCCAACCTATGTACGGGTGGACGCTCCACGCCGTAGTGTCATGCGCGCGCGGTGTCAGACCGCTTCTGCTGAAATTTATGTCCGCATTGAACAGATTCGCGGACACTCCGGTCAGCAGATTGGACATTATCATGGTATCAACTCCGACCATGCCGCCCGTGATGCCGCCGTCAAAGATTATGTCTCCGCCAAAATCAACATCGTGGTAGTATCCGCGCCCCCAAGCCCGGAAACCCATTGACCCGCCGCCATAATCGTAATCAGAATCGCCCCAATCGTCCGCCGCAAGCGCGAATGCAAGGTCTGACAGTTTGATGTCCGGCATTTCCGCACGCTCATTGTCGCGAGACGCCTCCGCCGCAAGAAACTGCCGCCAGCCACCGCCCCTGACGTATACCCCGCTACTCACGCCTGAAAACGCCTCCTTTATTCTGTCCCGTATGGCTCCCGCCGTCTCGGAGGCAATCGTCATGGCAATCTTCGGCAATACCTGAGCGTTCACCTCCCGAATAAATGCGTTCGGGTCTTCGTCATTGTCGGTGATTGTGACAACGCTTGTAATTGAGCCCGCGCCGCCCGGAAACTCCGCAACGGTCAGGCTACCGAGTGTCAAAATCACGGTCTCGTCCTTCTCATGCGTTTTGTCATCAACAATTGACAACTCAATAGTTTGCTGCAACGCGCTGCCGGGAGAAAACACCAGCACTCCCGCCGCAGAAGTTAAGGGGGCGTCAATCGTGTAGTCCGGGCCGGGTTGCGCCGTGCCGGTGAGGGCATAGTCAACCGTTACCGTCTCCGGCGCTGCGGAGTCAAGAGCAATGGAGAAAGTCAACGTGCCGCCGTGTTCGGCGATAGTGGGAGAGGAGGCGGAGACGGTCAACTGCGGCGTTTCCTCTATCGTAATATAGAGGGTCATCGTGTCCATATCCCCGTCTTCATCCCTTGCCGTGATGGTGTATTCGCTCCTTGATTGCGCGGCATCCGGCGTGCCGTGAAGAACATTCAAGACGCTGAGACGCAACCCTGAAGGCGGAGAAGGGTCTATTGCATAACCTATGTCGCCGTTGCCTTCCACCGTAGGCAGGGGAATCAGTTTGTAGTTGCCGCGAACAAATGTTACCTCCAATGTTTCCTCCGCAAAGACGGGTTGCCTGTCTTCTTCAACCGTGATGGTGAAAGTGAATGTGGCCGTATCCTCCGCGCTTGTATCCCCGTCGCTGTCTCCCGCCGTCAGTATGTATTCGGTCGGACCTTGCAGGACTGTCGGAACGCCGGTAATAGCATGTGTGTCGGGGTCAAAACTCAATCCCGTCGGCAGGCCGGGGGTTATTGAGTAAGTTATTTCTCCATTGCCGCTGCCGTCTCTCACTTCGTGCAGCGGGAAGGGTCTCTCAGTATGAACAATCAATGTCTCTTCAATCGCACGTTGCGACACAAATACGGGCGCTGTGTTTGTGTCATTATCCACAATTTGAACGGCGCTTATTATTCCCGACACTTCGCCCGGAAACACGGCGGCGGAAGAAAGGTTGTTGAATTCAATCCGGATTGTCTCGTTGTCTTCGCCCTCGTCTTCAAAATCATCAGTAATTGAGAGCACTATTGTTTGTGATGCGGTGTCGGGAGCAAAAACCAACGTGCCTGATGTCAGAGGGGTCGGTTCAATAAATGCGTAGTCCGCGCCGTGCGTTGCAGTGCCGCCGGTGAGGGCATAGTCAACCGTTACCGTCTGTGGTATTGGCGGCGAGAGAGCGAGGGAGACAGTCAGCGTTCCGGCGTTTTCGGCGATGACCACCGGAGAGGGCGGAGAAACCGTCAGTTGCGGGTCCACAACTGTAATATGGAAAGTTGTTGTGGCCATGTCCGCATCCCTGTCTTCCTCCGTTGCCGTCAGAGTGTAGACGGTTCTCACCTGAGTGGCGGTCGGTATGCCCTCAATGGTGTGGGATTCACCGAAACGCAACCCGTCAGGGAGGGAGGGGGTTATTGAATAGTGTATTCTGCCGTTGCCCCCGGTTGCGGCTGGCAGTGCGGCGCTTAGGTAACCGCCGCGAACGAATGTCAAATCTGCGGTGCGCGAGCCAAAATCCGGCTCTATGTTCTCAACCGCAATGATGAAAGTG
Above is a window of Candidatus Dadabacteria bacterium DNA encoding:
- a CDS encoding DHH family phosphoesterase, whose protein sequence is MSKSVVRKLKDAHEGADRILILLHDHPDPDAMASALALRAVLGRNKQTATIGHFGADVSRPENVAMADLLEIDVTPLATEQVSDFDSIAMVDVQPPYFGDLFPRVDSVIDHHPKTGKYKAVFSRISPSEGATSTIMTGLLRASDIEISERLATALLYGIKTDTFSLTRDADDDDVEAFTFLYKKANLGLLRKIEKAEIPSDELTVFGRSLARHRIRNNVLFINLGKVTREYMIPKMADFCMQAKDVEWVVSFGILNDVYFIASLRNVGYVKSAGKVARSIFQMFGPPGGGNIRKQNGEAVRGGGGGHRSAAKVVIPMKEMKKHLGGVSQAKISKWISDTVIERIGDG
- the trpA gene encoding tryptophan synthase subunit alpha codes for the protein MTTAIAKKFSETKKRNKAALVCYLTAGDPSLEATERIALAMARAGADIIEIGVPFSDPMADGPIIQRACERALSSGATLGGILQTVRKIKDSADVPLLLFGYCNPFYRYGTDKLAKDARAAGADGVLAVDLPPEEAGGFHSSLRQNGLDEVFLLSPNTNDSRIEAIAKMAGGFVYLVSVTGVTGSRPDMDYSGGGGLAGLVEKIREKTNLPVGVGFGISTPEQARKVAAFADAVIVGSAIMKMVEDGAEPGDIGGFVSALSAACERGREL